A section of the Castanea sativa cultivar Marrone di Chiusa Pesio chromosome 12, ASM4071231v1 genome encodes:
- the LOC142621141 gene encoding small ubiquitin-related modifier 1-like has translation MSATVGGGGTGVGTGGQEEDKKPMDQSAHINLKVKGQDGNEVFFRIKRSTQLRKLMTAYCERQSVEFNSIAFLFDGRRLRGEQTPDELEMEDGDEIDAMLHQTGGGNRCP, from the exons ATGTCTGCAACGGTTGGAGGTGGTGGTACTGGTGTTGGTACAGGAGGACAAGAGGAAGACAAGAAACCAATGGATCAGTCTGCACACATTAATCTCAAAGTCAAAGGCCAg GATGGTAATGAGGTGTTCTTTAGGATCAAACGAAGCACCCAGCTTCGGAAACTCATGACTGCATACTGTGAACGTCAGTCTGTGGAGTTCAACTCCATTGCATTCTTGTTTGATGGGCGAAGACTCCGGGGAGAACAGACCCCAGATGAG CTTGAGATGGAGGATGGTGATGAGATTGACGCAATGCTTCACCAAACTGGAGGCGGGAACAGGTGCCCTTAA